From Flavobacterium arcticum, the proteins below share one genomic window:
- a CDS encoding DinB family protein: MKMESFYKDFFDYTYHYNNKIITSFIDDNEGKINDKLIVLLNHTINAHEIWNARIIGKACTTGVWEIRPIIDLEEQNRANYKCSLQIIETHDVNSIIQYTNSKSQNFENSVKDILFHIINHSTYHRGQIATYYKQEGGIPLISDYIMYKR, encoded by the coding sequence ATGAAAATGGAGTCATTTTATAAAGATTTTTTTGATTATACTTATCATTATAACAATAAAATTATTACCTCTTTTATAGATGATAATGAAGGTAAAATTAATGATAAACTAATAGTATTGCTAAATCATACTATTAATGCTCATGAAATATGGAATGCTCGAATAATAGGAAAAGCATGTACAACAGGAGTATGGGAAATAAGACCGATAATAGATTTAGAAGAACAAAATAGAGCTAATTATAAATGTTCCTTACAAATAATAGAAACTCATGATGTAAATAGCATTATACAGTATACTAATAGTAAGAGTCAAAATTTTGAAAATTCTGTAAAAGATATTTTATTTCATATTATAAATCATTCTACTTATCATAGAGGACAAATAGCTACATATTATAAACAGGAGGGAGGCATACCTTTAATTTCTGATTATATTATGTATAAAAGATAG
- a CDS encoding DUF2911 domain-containing protein, giving the protein MKNLKKITLFITMLLLTGIASAQGKKASPAVTEKGTINDANITIEYSSPSVKGREIWGGLVPYSKIWRAGANDATTFTTDKAILIEGKKLPAGTYSFFVIPEKDSATIIFNKEAKQWGAYKYNEEKDQLRVKVTPKKSKKMNERLVYTINKNNITLSWENWDIPVMIK; this is encoded by the coding sequence ATGAAAAATCTAAAAAAAATTACGCTGTTTATTACAATGCTATTACTTACTGGAATTGCGAGTGCTCAAGGTAAAAAAGCAAGCCCAGCAGTAACAGAAAAGGGAACAATAAACGACGCAAATATTACTATTGAATATAGTAGTCCATCGGTTAAAGGTCGTGAAATTTGGGGTGGGCTTGTACCATATAGTAAGATATGGCGTGCAGGTGCTAATGATGCTACAACTTTTACAACTGATAAAGCTATATTGATTGAAGGGAAAAAACTACCTGCAGGAACATATTCTTTTTTTGTTATTCCTGAAAAAGATTCGGCAACAATAATATTTAATAAAGAGGCAAAACAATGGGGAGCTTATAAATATAATGAAGAGAAAGATCAGTTACGTGTAAAAGTGACTCCTAAAAAATCTAAAAAAATGAATGAAAGACTAGTTTATACTATAAATAAAAACAATATAACTTTAAGTTGGGAGAATTGGGATATTCCGGTAATGATTAAATAA
- a CDS encoding ATP-binding protein, whose product MDDNTINNLKEALKFSPDNIPLKSHLAESLLNMDRLIEAEQEYKELLALQDTIAIRYGLAQVYFKQEQYSTCSVLLEDSLKNEPNNINLLVLYSKTLLRENLIDQAQEYYSKVLALIPGYKDEELDTELRVNAIPHKYEQDESHSQLLDKPKLNFGDVGGMEHIKKEIDLKIIQPLNHADLYKAYGKKTGGGILLYGPPGCGKTYIAKATAGEINANFINVSLNDILDMWIGNSEKNLHEILEVARANKPCVLFFDEIDALGASRNDMKNSSSRHLINQFLQELDGIESDNDGILVLGATNAPWHLDTAFRRPGRFDRIIFIPPPDEGARESILQIKLKGKPTSTINYKKLAKLATDYSGADIEAAIDIAIEEKLETSFKTGVPQPIEEKDLAKAMKKHNASTKEWFVSAKNFALYANESGLYNDVLSYLKIKK is encoded by the coding sequence ATGGATGACAATACAATAAACAATCTTAAAGAAGCTTTAAAGTTTTCACCTGATAATATACCATTAAAATCACACCTTGCCGAAAGTTTACTAAACATGGATAGACTTATAGAGGCAGAACAAGAATATAAGGAATTACTAGCTTTACAAGACACTATAGCTATACGCTACGGGTTAGCACAGGTATATTTTAAGCAAGAACAATATAGTACTTGTAGTGTACTTCTTGAAGACTCTTTAAAGAATGAACCTAACAATATTAATCTTTTAGTATTATATTCTAAAACACTATTACGCGAAAACTTAATAGATCAAGCACAGGAATATTATAGTAAAGTACTAGCTCTAATACCTGGATATAAAGATGAAGAACTTGATACAGAATTAAGAGTAAATGCTATTCCACATAAATATGAACAGGATGAAAGCCATAGCCAATTACTAGATAAACCGAAATTAAATTTTGGTGATGTAGGAGGGATGGAGCATATAAAAAAAGAGATAGATTTAAAAATAATACAACCATTAAACCATGCTGATTTATATAAAGCATATGGTAAAAAAACAGGAGGAGGAATATTACTGTATGGACCTCCAGGTTGTGGTAAAACATATATTGCAAAAGCAACGGCAGGCGAAATAAATGCTAATTTTATAAACGTATCGCTTAATGATATTTTGGATATGTGGATAGGTAATAGCGAGAAAAACTTACACGAGATATTGGAAGTAGCACGAGCTAACAAACCTTGTGTATTATTTTTTGATGAAATAGATGCATTAGGAGCGAGTAGAAATGATATGAAAAACTCTTCTTCTCGACACCTTATTAATCAGTTTTTACAAGAGCTTGACGGTATAGAGTCTGATAATGATGGTATTTTAGTTTTAGGAGCTACAAATGCTCCTTGGCATTTAGACACGGCTTTTAGAAGACCGGGTAGGTTTGATAGAATTATATTTATACCTCCTCCAGATGAAGGGGCTAGAGAGTCGATACTCCAAATTAAACTTAAAGGTAAGCCTACGAGTACTATTAATTATAAAAAACTTGCCAAATTGGCTACTGATTATTCGGGTGCCGATATAGAAGCTGCTATAGACATAGCAATAGAAGAGAAGCTAGAGACTTCTTTTAAAACAGGAGTTCCGCAGCCTATAGAAGAAAAAGATTTGGCAAAAGCCATGAAAAAGCATAATGCAAGTACAAAAGAATGGTTTGTATCAGCTAAAAATTTTGCGCTATATGCTAACGAGTCTGGCTTATATAATGATGTGTTATCTTACTTAAAAATAAAGAAATAA
- the acs gene encoding acetate--CoA ligase has protein sequence MSYYQVGSLEQYFKHYNKSLREPRKFWDRIADENFTWYQKWDKVVEFDMQEAEVKWFLNAKVNITKNCIDRHLAKRGDKTAILFEPNNPEEEAQHITYNQLYDRVCKMANVLRDQGIQKGDRVCIYLPMIPELAIAVLACARIGAIHSVVFAGFSASAVASRVNDSGCKMVITADGGFRGSKTIDLKGIIDEALEKCDTVENVLVVKRTNTTINMKEGRDKWLQPLLEEAQPNNVAEIMDAEDPLFILYTSGSTGKPKGMLHTTAGYMVYSAYTFKNVFAYQENDVYWCTADIGWITGHSYILYGPLLNGATTVLFEGVPSYPDFGRFWEVVDKHKVTQFYTAPTAIRALAKENWEWVNKYDLSSLKVLGSVGEPINEEAWHWYNDHVGKKKSPIVDTWWQTETGGIMISPLPFITPTKPTYATLPLPGVQPVLMDDKRNEIEGNQVVGSLCIKFPWPGMARTIWGDHQRFKETYFTAFPGKYFTGDGALRDEVGYYRITGRVDDVVIVSGHNLGTAPIEDAINEHPAVAESAIVGFPHDVKGNALYGFIILKETGEGRDRDNLMKEINEHVSSHIGPIAKLDKIQFVSGLPKTRSGKIMRRILRKIAEGDYSNFGDISTLLNPEIVEEIKEGKL, from the coding sequence ATGAGTTATTATCAGGTAGGCAGTTTAGAACAATATTTTAAACATTACAATAAATCGTTAAGAGAACCGAGAAAGTTTTGGGACAGAATAGCTGATGAAAATTTTACCTGGTATCAAAAATGGGATAAAGTAGTAGAGTTTGATATGCAGGAAGCCGAAGTTAAATGGTTTTTGAATGCTAAAGTAAATATTACTAAAAACTGTATAGATAGACATCTTGCAAAAAGAGGAGATAAGACTGCTATACTATTTGAACCTAATAACCCTGAAGAAGAAGCGCAACATATTACTTATAACCAACTGTATGACAGGGTTTGTAAAATGGCAAATGTATTGCGCGATCAAGGTATTCAAAAAGGGGATAGGGTATGTATATATCTCCCAATGATACCCGAACTTGCTATAGCTGTTTTAGCTTGTGCTAGAATAGGAGCTATACACTCTGTTGTATTTGCAGGTTTTTCTGCCTCAGCAGTAGCAAGCAGAGTAAATGATAGTGGTTGTAAAATGGTAATTACTGCCGATGGTGGTTTTCGTGGTAGCAAAACCATTGATCTAAAAGGAATTATAGACGAAGCTCTTGAAAAATGTGATACTGTAGAGAATGTTTTGGTTGTTAAAAGAACCAACACTACAATAAACATGAAAGAAGGGCGCGATAAATGGTTACAACCATTACTAGAAGAAGCACAGCCTAATAATGTAGCTGAAATTATGGATGCCGAAGACCCTTTGTTTATTCTTTATACATCAGGATCTACAGGTAAACCAAAAGGAATGCTACATACTACAGCAGGTTATATGGTTTATTCGGCATATACTTTTAAAAATGTTTTTGCTTACCAAGAGAATGATGTTTATTGGTGTACAGCTGATATTGGTTGGATTACGGGACACTCCTATATTTTATATGGACCTTTATTAAACGGCGCTACAACTGTGCTTTTTGAAGGTGTTCCTTCTTATCCTGATTTTGGTCGCTTTTGGGAAGTAGTAGATAAACATAAAGTAACACAGTTTTACACAGCACCTACAGCAATAAGAGCACTTGCCAAAGAAAATTGGGAATGGGTAAATAAGTATGACCTTTCTTCTCTTAAAGTTTTAGGATCTGTAGGAGAACCTATTAATGAAGAAGCTTGGCACTGGTATAATGACCACGTAGGTAAGAAAAAATCGCCTATTGTAGATACTTGGTGGCAAACAGAAACAGGAGGGATTATGATATCGCCATTACCATTTATAACACCTACAAAACCTACTTATGCTACATTACCATTACCAGGTGTACAACCTGTTTTAATGGATGATAAACGTAACGAGATAGAAGGTAACCAAGTAGTGGGTAGCCTATGTATAAAATTCCCATGGCCAGGTATGGCACGAACTATTTGGGGCGATCATCAACGATTTAAAGAAACATACTTTACGGCATTTCCTGGTAAATATTTTACAGGAGATGGTGCATTGCGTGACGAGGTAGGATATTACAGAATTACAGGACGTGTAGACGATGTTGTTATTGTATCGGGGCATAACTTGGGTACAGCTCCTATTGAAGATGCTATTAATGAGCATCCTGCAGTAGCAGAATCGGCTATTGTAGGTTTCCCACACGATGTAAAAGGTAATGCGCTCTATGGCTTTATTATTCTAAAAGAAACAGGTGAGGGGCGTGATAGAGATAACCTAATGAAAGAGATAAACGAACATGTTTCTAGCCATATAGGACCTATTGCAAAACTAGATAAAATACAGTTTGTATCAGGCTTACCTAAAACTCGTTCAGGTAAAATTATGCGTAGAATATTACGTAAAATAGCCGAAGGTGATTATTCGAACTTTGGAGATATTTCTACACTTTTAAATCCTGAAATTGTAGAGGAAATAAAAGAAGGCAAGCTATAA
- a CDS encoding tetratricopeptide repeat protein: protein MIDEGLLARARVLINQDRYDEAEKIIGELMSIHPNNDYLLYLLSEINLQKEDYVKAEELIDSAIALSPEESDHFYFKARLYLLKENKVEAERYIKEAIAIYPYEAAYFAFWAHIKLFNKEYEESLNIANQALAIDSTNIFALNTRSTALLKLGRKEESYNTVAEALNEDPNNAYTHANHGWGLLEKGDVKSALNHFSESLKNDPNSPHAQAGMIEALKARFMVYRWFLKYSFWIGNMTSKYQWLFILGFYFGTKLLRGIAKSNAALAPFLYPIIGLLFIIAISTWIINPIGNLLLLLNPFGKHLLNKEEKISSYATGICLLTALLSGVSYYSIGNEGFITLAVVSFTMMIPFSSMFNKPKALFISYTLIMLLVGLLAVVTTFTTDTLFAIPMIIYALGIFAFQFIANYFVIKR, encoded by the coding sequence ATGATTGATGAAGGCTTACTTGCAAGAGCTAGGGTACTGATTAACCAAGACCGTTATGACGAAGCCGAAAAAATAATAGGGGAGTTAATGAGTATTCACCCTAATAATGATTATTTGTTATATTTATTAAGTGAAATAAACCTTCAAAAAGAAGATTATGTAAAAGCTGAAGAGTTGATAGATAGCGCAATTGCCTTGTCTCCTGAAGAAAGTGACCACTTTTATTTTAAAGCAAGACTTTATCTTTTAAAAGAAAATAAAGTAGAGGCAGAGCGCTATATTAAAGAAGCAATAGCTATCTACCCTTATGAAGCGGCTTATTTTGCTTTTTGGGCACATATTAAATTATTTAATAAAGAATATGAAGAATCGTTAAATATTGCTAATCAAGCATTAGCTATTGATTCGACTAATATATTTGCGTTAAATACTCGCAGTACAGCATTATTAAAACTAGGCAGAAAAGAAGAGTCTTATAATACCGTAGCTGAGGCTTTGAATGAAGACCCTAATAATGCCTATACACATGCTAATCACGGCTGGGGACTTCTGGAAAAAGGAGATGTTAAAAGCGCTTTGAACCACTTTTCTGAATCATTAAAAAATGACCCTAATTCACCACATGCCCAAGCAGGAATGATAGAAGCCCTAAAGGCTCGTTTTATGGTATATCGATGGTTTTTAAAATATTCTTTCTGGATTGGTAATATGACCTCTAAATATCAATGGTTATTTATTCTTGGTTTTTATTTTGGAACTAAATTATTAAGAGGAATTGCTAAAAGTAATGCTGCTTTAGCACCGTTTCTTTATCCCATCATCGGACTATTGTTTATAATTGCTATTTCTACATGGATAATTAACCCAATAGGTAACTTACTCTTATTGCTTAATCCTTTTGGCAAACATTTACTTAATAAAGAAGAAAAAATAAGTTCTTATGCTACAGGTATTTGTTTACTAACAGCCTTATTAAGCGGTGTTAGTTACTACTCCATAGGTAATGAAGGTTTTATTACACTTGCCGTTGTTAGCTTTACAATGATGATACCCTTTAGTAGTATGTTTAATAAACCTAAAGCCTTATTTATATCATACACACTAATTATGCTATTAGTAGGACTATTGGCAGTAGTAACAACGTTTACAACCGATACTCTTTTTGCTATTCCTATGATAATATATGCTTTAGGTATATTTGCTTTTCAATTTATAGCTAACTATTTCGTTATCAAAAGGTAA